A region of bacterium DNA encodes the following proteins:
- a CDS encoding cyclic nucleotide-binding domain-containing protein, protein MNSKKNQPATTGVKRMEQYRDRWSALGATAGILGISEKLSPERLRQFELFREYDEAFLEELSPDVAIARWQPNAILFEEGAYLDLAFFIVQGTVEVYLQKVRNGRRPAANGKAKNGAGIVFLSAVDFNLPAGSGLTLGAGELFGEIGAVNGWPQSVTARTATECVLAQIRVPALRRMKRKSRGLKERLDKIYRERSLLAQLKTTPLLQTCEEGFLTALTSRVELVSCEPGEVVARAGEEAGALYVVRSGFLKLSQPLGEGEVAVSYLSKGLTLGEVELLVPELGKWMCTATSVEFTELIKISREDLQALLRKYAAVRRRLWESAVARIKETGYNRKHVGQSEFIQTALDKGLVQGSSMLVIDLDACTRCDDCVRGCADTHAGRPRFVREGDKYENFLITKSCYHCHDPVCLIGCPTGAIHRAQVGEVVEIVDDLCIGCRACANNCPYDAIIMHETGEVWPANMLPEMLRGQPRLLASKCDLCYQANHGPACVNNCPHGCAYRVGSVAEFQQLLARKR, encoded by the coding sequence TTGAATTCTAAAAAAAATCAGCCCGCTACCACCGGCGTCAAGCGCATGGAACAATACCGCGACCGCTGGTCGGCGCTGGGCGCGACCGCCGGCATTCTGGGCATTTCAGAAAAACTCTCACCCGAGCGGCTGCGCCAGTTCGAGTTGTTTCGGGAGTATGATGAGGCCTTTCTCGAAGAGCTCAGTCCGGACGTGGCGATTGCGCGCTGGCAGCCGAACGCCATTCTGTTCGAAGAGGGCGCATATCTCGATCTGGCGTTTTTCATCGTGCAGGGGACGGTCGAGGTCTATTTGCAGAAAGTCCGCAATGGCCGGCGGCCGGCCGCCAACGGCAAAGCGAAGAACGGCGCGGGCATCGTGTTTCTCTCCGCGGTGGATTTCAATTTGCCGGCTGGCAGCGGCCTCACGCTGGGCGCGGGCGAGCTGTTCGGCGAAATCGGCGCGGTCAACGGCTGGCCGCAATCCGTCACCGCCCGCACCGCCACCGAATGCGTGCTGGCGCAGATTCGCGTGCCGGCCCTGCGCCGCATGAAGCGCAAATCACGCGGTTTGAAGGAGCGCCTGGACAAGATCTATCGCGAGCGCTCGCTGCTGGCCCAGCTCAAGACCACGCCGTTGCTGCAAACCTGCGAGGAGGGCTTTCTCACCGCGCTCACCAGCCGCGTCGAATTGGTTTCGTGCGAGCCGGGGGAAGTGGTGGCACGCGCCGGCGAAGAGGCCGGGGCTTTGTATGTGGTACGCTCCGGTTTCTTGAAACTGTCGCAGCCTTTGGGTGAGGGAGAAGTCGCGGTGTCCTATCTCTCCAAAGGCCTGACGCTCGGCGAAGTCGAGTTGTTGGTGCCCGAGCTGGGCAAATGGATGTGCACGGCCACTTCGGTGGAGTTCACCGAGCTGATCAAAATCAGCCGGGAAGATTTGCAGGCGTTGTTGCGCAAATATGCGGCGGTGCGGCGGCGGCTGTGGGAAAGCGCGGTGGCGCGCATCAAGGAGACCGGCTACAATCGCAAGCACGTCGGCCAGTCGGAGTTCATTCAAACCGCGCTCGACAAGGGCTTGGTGCAGGGCAGCAGCATGCTGGTGATCGACCTCGATGCCTGCACGCGCTGCGACGATTGCGTGCGCGGCTGCGCGGACACGCATGCCGGCCGCCCGCGCTTCGTGCGCGAGGGCGACAAGTATGAAAACTTCCTGATCACCAAGTCCTGCTATCACTGTCATGACCCGGTGTGTTTGATCGGCTGTCCGACCGGCGCGATTCACCGCGCGCAGGTGGGGGAAGTGGTGGAGATCGTGGACGATCTCTGCATCGGCTGCCGCGCGTGCGCCAACAACTGTCCCTATGATGCCATCATCATGCACGAAACCGGCGAAGTGTGGCCCGCCAACATGCTGCCGGAGATGTTGCGCGGCCAGCCGCGTCTGCTTGCCAGCAAATGCGATCTCTGTTATCAAGCCAATCACGGCCCGGCCTGTGTCAACAACTGCCCGCACGGTTGCGCCTATCGCGTCGGCAGTGTGGCGGAGTTCCAGCAGTTGCTCGCGCGGAAACGCTAG
- a CDS encoding bifunctional serine/threonine-protein kinase/formylglycine-generating enzyme family protein has translation MRTTIKTCTKCQSPYDATRPHACAGVRAAGGGLRAYPQPQIGMVIDRRYQLHAKLGEGGMGSVFRARRMFIEDFVAIKFIRPDFLTNAEIRQRFYQEAQVAARIKHPNVVSVYDFGETADGMVYFVMEFLEGMSLGQRLSRHGALSLDQVLELGTQICAALSCMLANNVIHRDLKPDNIMLVHDEHGNEMVKVVDFGVAKILESNARLTRYQARIGSPVYSSPEQYLGQPVDHRTDLYSLGVIFYESLTAQLPFDALNESELINAIVNTAPPRLDEMLVGFPAGMADLVQQLLAKNPKDRPASAAEVGRRLHKLRQGAQGQQVFRLNRKAEPRTAVAAAPATGATPILAGSEVAATTADKIMLAATPAPARRPTGENGISKPAAAARNATPPRRSSRTRPMPFKQSLLITAVFLAASSLLSWAILREPATQAYLTQSLRWLLVRANQFVEAEETAAAATTAGPPGRTAAPPAPANGAAAVPASSANSGPSAQKPASNPLIVPAPQSRTAGKPPESNSNRLLAEKEKNAAELNNETAPRTRNTPPKNLLVSRQVFRESNSRAGERATARLPEGMVLVQASSWRREAANDEATGGPKTVTLGDFLIGKHEVTNREYLAFVEATGRHFPEWMDAGSKYHYRTGSDGFYKQLGPALHDPDHPVVGVSWEDAVEFCNWLSQNRAEKYRLPTEAEWEFAARSGKTDMKYSWGNGPPQLTRGGNVADEALKKVFPDWPVIWRNYDDRHAFTAPVGKFGTNALGICDMTGNVWEWCSGWFATANGPAQNGVTVPLGNERVIRGGSWSDTPARLQIAYRRGIAPTFRSNNLGFRVAASWPP, from the coding sequence ATGAGAACCACCATCAAGACTTGCACCAAATGCCAGTCGCCTTATGACGCCACCCGGCCGCATGCGTGCGCCGGCGTCAGGGCCGCCGGCGGCGGCCTGCGGGCTTATCCCCAGCCGCAAATCGGCATGGTGATCGACCGGCGCTACCAACTGCACGCCAAGCTGGGCGAGGGCGGCATGGGCAGCGTGTTTCGCGCGCGCCGCATGTTCATCGAAGATTTCGTGGCGATCAAATTCATCCGGCCGGATTTTCTCACCAACGCCGAAATCCGCCAGCGCTTCTACCAGGAAGCGCAAGTGGCGGCGCGCATCAAGCATCCCAACGTCGTGAGCGTCTATGATTTCGGCGAGACCGCCGACGGCATGGTATACTTCGTGATGGAGTTTCTCGAAGGCATGTCGCTCGGCCAGCGCCTGAGCCGGCACGGCGCGCTCTCGCTCGATCAGGTGCTCGAGCTCGGCACCCAGATATGCGCCGCGCTTTCCTGCATGCTCGCCAACAATGTCATTCACCGCGATCTCAAGCCCGACAATATCATGCTGGTGCACGATGAGCACGGCAATGAGATGGTGAAGGTGGTGGATTTCGGCGTGGCCAAGATTCTCGAATCCAATGCGCGCTTGACGCGCTATCAGGCGCGCATCGGCTCGCCGGTGTATTCTTCGCCGGAGCAGTATCTCGGCCAGCCGGTCGATCATCGCACCGACCTCTACAGCCTGGGCGTGATTTTTTATGAATCGCTCACCGCGCAGCTTCCCTTCGATGCGTTGAACGAAAGCGAGTTGATCAACGCCATCGTGAACACGGCACCGCCGCGGCTCGATGAAATGCTGGTGGGCTTTCCCGCCGGCATGGCTGATCTCGTGCAGCAACTACTGGCGAAAAATCCGAAGGACCGGCCGGCGAGCGCCGCGGAAGTTGGCCGGCGGCTGCACAAGCTGCGGCAGGGTGCGCAGGGCCAACAGGTCTTTCGCCTGAATCGCAAGGCGGAGCCACGCACGGCCGTGGCGGCAGCGCCCGCCACCGGCGCGACACCCATCCTCGCCGGCAGCGAAGTGGCAGCAACCACTGCGGACAAAATCATGTTGGCAGCCACCCCCGCGCCGGCAAGAAGGCCCACCGGCGAAAACGGCATCAGCAAGCCTGCTGCCGCTGCCCGCAACGCCACCCCGCCGCGCCGCAGTTCACGAACGCGGCCAATGCCATTCAAGCAAAGCCTGCTCATCACGGCAGTGTTCCTCGCAGCTTCTTCGCTTTTGTCCTGGGCAATTTTGCGCGAGCCGGCCACCCAAGCCTACCTCACCCAGTCTTTACGGTGGCTGCTGGTGCGCGCCAATCAATTTGTCGAAGCAGAAGAAACGGCGGCCGCTGCTACAACTGCGGGCCCTCCGGGGCGCACTGCCGCCCCGCCCGCTCCCGCGAACGGCGCGGCCGCGGTGCCGGCCAGTTCCGCCAACTCCGGACCCTCGGCACAAAAGCCGGCAAGCAACCCGCTCATTGTCCCGGCCCCGCAGAGTCGCACCGCGGGGAAGCCGCCGGAATCAAACTCGAATCGCCTGCTTGCAGAGAAAGAAAAAAACGCAGCAGAATTGAACAACGAGACTGCCCCGCGCACGCGCAATACCCCGCCGAAGAATCTCCTCGTCAGCCGGCAAGTCTTTCGCGAATCGAACTCGCGCGCCGGGGAGCGGGCAACCGCCCGCCTTCCCGAGGGCATGGTGTTGGTGCAAGCCAGTAGCTGGCGCCGCGAGGCTGCGAACGATGAAGCGACCGGCGGGCCCAAAACCGTCACGCTCGGTGATTTCCTCATCGGCAAACATGAAGTGACCAATCGCGAGTATCTGGCGTTCGTCGAGGCAACCGGCAGGCATTTTCCGGAATGGATGGACGCCGGCAGCAAATATCACTACCGCACCGGCAGCGACGGCTTCTACAAACAGCTCGGGCCGGCCCTGCATGATCCTGATCATCCGGTCGTGGGGGTGTCTTGGGAGGACGCGGTGGAGTTCTGCAATTGGCTGTCGCAAAACCGCGCGGAAAAATATCGCTTACCGACCGAGGCGGAGTGGGAATTTGCGGCGCGCAGCGGGAAAACGGACATGAAATACAGTTGGGGCAACGGGCCGCCGCAACTCACACGCGGCGGCAACGTTGCCGATGAAGCCCTGAAGAAGGTTTTTCCGGACTGGCCGGTCATCTGGCGCAATTATGACGATCGCCATGCATTCACCGCGCCGGTGGGCAAATTCGGCACGAATGCCCTGGGGATTTGCGATATGACCGGTAATGTGTGGGAATGGTGCAGCGGCTGGTTTGCCACCGCCAACGGCCCGGCGCAGAATGGCGTGACGGTTCCGTTGGGGAACGAACGGGTGATTCGCGGCGGCTCGTGGAGCGACACGCCGGCGCGGCTGCAGATTGCCTATCGCCGCGGCATCGCGCCCACATTTCGCAGCAACAATCTCGGCTTTCGCGTGGCCGCAAGCTGGCCGCCGTGA